In Alphaproteobacteria bacterium, a single genomic region encodes these proteins:
- a CDS encoding alpha/beta fold hydrolase, which translates to MKKNICLIFVIFLSLSTNTFADNTFKTGSQIIEFQDPSRNNRIIPIQLFYPVDVSTQTEPITKGIAIRKEIARNAPISGQLKNYPLILYSHGHAGSFSDIAWLADALVPKGYMIASVEHFGNAYMNEQIDYSLGRFWERPLDVSFVLTKLLDHSEWKTKIDPSKIVAGGFSKGGMTATFLAGGQMEGPRLKTFVDTYFYDKDETAPYALKKIEAMDWSSVEKNYKDSRIKAFISFAPAFGHQFTDKSLSAITLPFLIVAGENDRLMPIEANAQYLKQHVKSSEFHLLEGKVGHFIFMNKCNEAGFIFAEGVCRDDPSVNRGDTHQKIADLVDSFLKTSLK; encoded by the coding sequence ATGAAAAAAAATATATGCTTAATTTTTGTTATTTTTCTTTCTTTATCAACAAATACATTTGCTGATAATACATTTAAAACAGGTTCTCAAATTATTGAATTTCAAGATCCTAGTCGCAATAATAGAATAATACCGATTCAGCTTTTTTATCCTGTTGATGTGAGTACTCAAACTGAGCCTATTACAAAAGGCATTGCGATCCGAAAAGAAATTGCAAGAAATGCACCTATTTCAGGACAACTCAAAAATTATCCATTAATTCTTTATTCACACGGTCACGCAGGTTCTTTTAGTGATATTGCATGGCTTGCAGATGCTCTTGTGCCCAAAGGATATATGATTGCTTCTGTTGAGCATTTTGGGAATGCCTATATGAATGAACAGATTGATTATTCTTTAGGCCGTTTTTGGGAAAGACCACTTGATGTTTCTTTTGTGCTCACCAAATTATTGGATCATTCCGAATGGAAAACGAAAATAGATCCTTCTAAAATTGTAGCTGGGGGTTTTTCAAAAGGCGGCATGACTGCAACGTTTTTGGCCGGCGGTCAAATGGAAGGTCCAAGACTTAAGACTTTTGTTGATACTTATTTTTATGACAAGGATGAAACAGCCCCTTATGCGCTCAAGAAAATTGAGGCGATGGATTGGTCATCGGTTGAAAAAAATTATAAAGACTCAAGAATTAAAGCCTTTATTAGTTTTGCACCTGCTTTTGGACATCAATTTACGGATAAGTCACTTTCAGCTATTACATTGCCTTTTTTGATTGTTGCCGGTGAAAATGACAGATTAATGCCGATAGAAGCAAATGCACAATATTTGAAACAGCATGTAAAATCATCAGAATTTCATCTGTTAGAAGGAAAAGTTGGTCATTTTATATTTATGAATAAATGCAATGAAGCGGGATTCATATTTGCTGAGGGTGTTTGTCGTGATGATCCTTCAGTTAATCGTGGTGATACCCACCAAAAAATAGCTGATTTAGTTGATAGTTTTTTAAAGACATCTTTAAAATAA
- a CDS encoding sodium-translocating pyrophosphatase: MTVMDIFIISSGILAILYGIVVGKMVYAAPAGNARMQEIASAIQEGANAYLNRQYTTIAIVGIFVGAVLGWLLGKYVAIGFSIGAILSGLAGYVGMNVSVRANVRTAEAARTSLKGALAIAFRAGAITGLLVVGLGLLGVFVYYLVLRHLGLEIRVILEALIGLSFGASLISIFARLGGGIFTKGADVGADLVGKIEAGIPEDDPRNPAVIADNVGDNVGDCAGMAADLFETYAVTIVATMLLAGVMFEGAALESMIMLPLGIAAVCIVGSVIGTFFVRLGSSNNIMGALYKGFIASSIFSAVFIAGYIWQTIGFETPYPLGEVEITGLSLLYCTFIGLGVTGLLIWITEYYTSTEYRPVKSIAKASETGHATNIIQGLAISMESTALPIIVICAGIIGSYLLAGIFGIAIAATAMLALAGMVIALDAYGPVTDNAGGIAEMSDLPKEVRVTTDALDAVGNTTKAVTKGYAIGSAALGAIVLFSAYTEDLRHYFQGLDIEFNLSDPFVVVGLLVGGMLPYLFASRGMTAVGRAGGQVVLEVRRQFKEIKGIMEGTAKPEYGKAVDLLTKTAIKEMIIPSLLPICAPIILYFVVFWVQDQSAAFTALGAMLLGTIVTGVFVAISMTSGGGAWDNAKKYIEDGHHGGKGSEAHKAAVTGDTVGDPYKDTSGPAINPMIKIVNIVALLLMATLAHLAQ; encoded by the coding sequence ATGACAGTAATGGACATCTTTATTATATCTAGCGGCATTTTGGCCATTCTATATGGTATCGTCGTTGGAAAAATGGTTTATGCAGCGCCTGCAGGAAATGCACGCATGCAAGAAATAGCATCAGCTATTCAAGAAGGCGCTAATGCTTATTTAAATCGCCAATATACAACAATTGCGATTGTTGGCATTTTTGTAGGCGCTGTTTTAGGATGGCTGCTGGGTAAATATGTGGCAATTGGTTTTTCCATTGGTGCAATTTTATCTGGTCTTGCAGGCTATGTAGGGATGAACGTTTCTGTTCGTGCCAATGTAAGAACAGCGGAAGCTGCACGCACAAGTCTTAAGGGCGCACTTGCAATTGCTTTCAGAGCTGGTGCCATTACAGGCCTTTTGGTCGTTGGCTTAGGTCTTTTGGGCGTTTTTGTCTATTATCTTGTTCTACGTCATTTAGGTTTAGAAATTCGTGTCATTCTTGAAGCGCTTATTGGTTTAAGCTTTGGTGCATCGCTTATTTCTATTTTTGCGCGTTTAGGCGGTGGTATTTTCACGAAAGGTGCCGATGTTGGTGCTGATTTAGTGGGTAAAATTGAAGCCGGTATTCCTGAAGATGATCCACGTAATCCTGCTGTTATTGCAGATAACGTTGGTGATAACGTGGGCGATTGTGCTGGTATGGCCGCCGATCTTTTTGAAACATATGCGGTAACGATTGTAGCAACCATGCTTCTTGCTGGTGTTATGTTTGAAGGTGCGGCACTTGAATCAATGATCATGCTTCCTTTAGGTATTGCTGCTGTTTGTATTGTTGGGTCAGTTATTGGAACATTTTTTGTTCGCTTAGGTTCTAGCAATAATATTATGGGTGCGCTTTATAAAGGCTTTATTGCAAGTTCAATTTTTTCAGCCGTTTTTATTGCTGGCTATATATGGCAAACAATTGGATTTGAGACGCCTTATCCTTTAGGTGAAGTAGAAATTACGGGTCTTAGCCTGTTATATTGTACTTTTATTGGATTAGGTGTAACAGGTCTTTTGATTTGGATTACTGAATATTACACATCAACTGAATACAGGCCTGTAAAAAGCATTGCAAAAGCATCTGAAACAGGGCATGCAACAAATATCATTCAAGGTTTAGCGATTTCAATGGAATCAACTGCTTTGCCTATTATTGTTATTTGCGCTGGCATCATAGGATCCTACTTGTTGGCAGGTATTTTTGGTATTGCTATTGCTGCAACAGCGATGTTAGCCCTTGCTGGTATGGTTATTGCGCTTGATGCTTATGGTCCAGTGACTGATAATGCTGGCGGTATTGCTGAAATGTCAGATTTACCAAAAGAAGTACGCGTTACAACTGATGCATTAGATGCTGTTGGTAATACAACAAAAGCGGTTACTAAGGGCTATGCGATTGGTTCAGCAGCTTTAGGTGCGATTGTTCTGTTTTCAGCTTATACTGAAGATTTAAGACATTATTTCCAAGGCTTGGATATAGAATTTAATCTTTCTGATCCATTTGTTGTTGTAGGCTTGCTTGTTGGCGGTATGCTTCCTTATTTATTTGCATCACGTGGTATGACAGCCGTTGGTCGTGCTGGTGGTCAAGTTGTGCTTGAAGTGCGTCGTCAATTTAAAGAAATCAAAGGCATCATGGAAGGAACGGCCAAACCTGAATATGGTAAAGCTGTTGATCTTCTAACAAAAACAGCGATTAAAGAGATGATTATACCATCCCTTTTACCGATTTGTGCGCCGATCATTCTTTATTTCGTTGTGTTCTGGGTTCAAGATCAATCTGCTGCTTTTACAGCATTGGGTGCGATGCTTTTGGGGACGATCGTAACAGGTGTATTTGTAGCGATTTCAATGACCTCCGGTGGTGGTGCTTGGGATAATGCGAAGAAATATATTGAAGATGGTCATCATGGTGGTAAAGGATCAGAAGCACATAAGGCAGCGGTCACAGGTGATACTGTTGGCGATCCTTATAAAGATACATCAGGTCCTGCTATTAACCCGATGATTAAAATTGTGAATATTGTTGCGTTGCTTTTGATGGCGACCTTGGCGCATTTAGCCCAATAA